Sequence from the Thermoplasmatales archaeon genome:
ATGTAAATTTAATGCCATATGATGGAAAAATATTGAAAATTATACGCTACAGAGGAGATTATAAACCAGCTTTTGGAAAAATAGAAAAAAATTATAGAGTAGAGATTGAGATAGATAGCGATATTGGAAAAATAAAAATTATTCAGATCGCTGGATTTTTTGCAAGGAGAATTTTAACATATGTAAAGGAAGGGGATTATTTGAAGAAAGGAGAAAAAATAGGAATAATAAGATTTGGCTCAAGAGTTGAATTAATTCTTCCAGAAAATTGCAAAATAGTCGTAGAAAAAGGAAAAAGAATAAAAGCAGGGCAAACAGTAGCAATAACAAAATATAAAAATTGGGCATGATTTCCTTCTATGAAATTGCTCGAATACCAGGGAAAAGAACTTTTTAAAAGCTATGGAATTCCAGTGCCAAAAGGAGAAGTTATTGAAAAAAAGGATGATTTTAAAAAAATAAGCAATCCTCTCCCATGGGTTTTGAAGGCACAAGTGCTTGTCGGCGGGCGCGGGAAGGCGGGCGGAATAAAAATTGCTGAAAGCGTTGAAGAGGCGGAGAGAATTTTTGATGAAATGGTTGTTAAGGGTGTGAAAGGGGAGAAAGTAAGGAAAATTCTTGTCGAGGAGAAAATAGGCATAGATAAGGAGTATTATCTGAGTTTTTTTATTGATAGAAGCAGTAAGCAATATCTTATGATGTTCTGCAGTGAGGGAGGGGTTGAAATTGAGAGCATTGCTGAGAAGGTTAAAAAAATGTATGTAAATCCACTTGTTGGCTTGCAAAACTATCATCTCAGAAAAATTCCTCAGGAAGCGAGGGGAATTGCCAAAAACCTATTCAGGCTTTTTATTGAAAAGGACTGTGAGCTTGCTGAAATAAATCCTCTGATAATTTCTAATGGCAGGGCAATAGCGGGAGATGCAAAAATAATTGTTGATAACAATGCAATTTACCGCCATGAAGAACTTCCAAATGAATTTGTTGAACTCTCCTCTCTTGAAAAAGAGGCGAGGGAAAAGAATATTGCATTTGTTCAGCTTGATGGAAACATAGGGGTGATTGCAAATGGGGCTGGCTTGACGATGGCAACTCTTGATGCACTTAATGAATTCAATGGAAAGGGAGGTGTATTCCTTGATTTGGGAGGAACCGATGATGTAGAAAAGGTAAAGCAAGCATTTGAATTGATGGCAAAGGCAAATCAAAAAGTAATATTGATAAATTTATTTGGAGGGATAACGAAATGTGATACTGTTGCAAAAGGAATTGTCGAGTTCATGAAAGAGAGGAATATCAGCCAGCCGGTTGTGGCGAGAATTAAGGGAATTAATGAAGAGGAAGCAAAGAAAATGCTTAAAGATTATGTTATAACCGCAAACTCTCTTGAAGAAGCTGCAAAAAAAGCGGTTGAGGTGATTTAAATGGCAATATGGGCTGATGAAAAAATTAGATTGCTTGTTCAGGGAATAACAGGACATCAGGGAAAGTTTCATACAAAAGCAATGAGGGAATTTGGAACAAAAATAGTTGCAGGCGTGACACCTGGGAAGGGAGGGACAAATATTGAAGGAGTACAAGTTTATGAGA
This genomic interval carries:
- a CDS encoding phosphatidylserine decarboxylase, which encodes MIAKKCLHIAFLPLPFLIAFLILSKFYPYLKFIFLVFLILQIFFIFFFRDLKREIQDEIVSPADGRIVERNGKISIFMNLFDMHVNLMPYDGKILKIIRYRGDYKPAFGKIEKNYRVEIEIDSDIGKIKIIQIAGFFARRILTYVKEGDYLKKGEKIGIIRFGSRVELILPENCKIVVEKGKRIKAGQTVAITKYKNWA
- a CDS encoding ADP-forming succinate--CoA ligase subunit beta; protein product: MKLLEYQGKELFKSYGIPVPKGEVIEKKDDFKKISNPLPWVLKAQVLVGGRGKAGGIKIAESVEEAERIFDEMVVKGVKGEKVRKILVEEKIGIDKEYYLSFFIDRSSKQYLMMFCSEGGVEIESIAEKVKKMYVNPLVGLQNYHLRKIPQEARGIAKNLFRLFIEKDCELAEINPLIISNGRAIAGDAKIIVDNNAIYRHEELPNEFVELSSLEKEAREKNIAFVQLDGNIGVIANGAGLTMATLDALNEFNGKGGVFLDLGGTDDVEKVKQAFELMAKANQKVILINLFGGITKCDTVAKGIVEFMKERNISQPVVARIKGINEEEAKKMLKDYVITANSLEEAAKKAVEVI